One segment of Panicum virgatum strain AP13 chromosome 1K, P.virgatum_v5, whole genome shotgun sequence DNA contains the following:
- the LOC120711867 gene encoding uncharacterized protein LOC120711867 isoform X2, whose product MSSTRRASKAAKSTINYHRLSLDEHQLFESDALVTKDRDANHQPRQSPQLGRTYTDRRFTTPQFVSALTGIWNLVGHPESSGTTQRSESHGTSSREDPVCFSRDQRGHILTPSCVEKSSGLSSRNCLSTPKSVYEDLSSVKKMLMLTPFSSTFGASSTWRHMHSINKIGGAQYLQCANLYSMQTKKTEEIGTSESSKRSMCEETYSASTNMDITDDDYSSQTRSTPAELCTSSNEEVSTTHTHDYESSLHDTESNLEIFHEDPNFSASTVHQTEIAKEATIIAVKQISSKACTDSQVDSLTRVSCLVGDDVVLDPANGDEYAYAGGICPQYSVDKCSHERQPTFEHRFDGAVTINRHAVAGALAGTAVSVSLHPIDTVKTIIQANSSGQSSFNQTLRRTLVERGVLGLYGGLASKLACSAPISAIYTLTYEIVKGALLPILPEEYHSIAHCAAGGCSSIATSFVFTPSECIKQQMQVGSQYQNCWNALVGCLKRGGISSLYAGWGAVLCRNIPHSIVKFYAYESMKQSILKSAPAFMWRFCWVDCCFVYNPI is encoded by the exons ATGAGCTCGACCCGTCGAGCTTCAAAAGCTGCAAAATCAACAATCAATTACCACCGGCTTTCATTAGATGAGCACCAATTATTTGAGTCAGATGCTTTAGTTACTAAGGATCGAGATGCCAATCATCAACCGAGGCAAAGTCCTCAATTGGGCAGAACTTATACTGATAGAAGATTTACCACTCCCCAGTTTGTATCAGCATTGACAGGGATCTGGAATCTTGTTGGCCACCCTGAATCATCTGGTACAACTCAAAGATCTGAGAGCCATGGTACTTCAAGTAGGGAAGACCCTGTGTGTTTTAGCAGGGATCAACGAGGACACATATTAACACCTTCCTGTGTGGAAAAGTCAAGCGGTCTGAGTTCTCGAAACTGTTTATCTACACCAAAATCAGTTTATGAAGATCTTAGTTCAGTAAAGAAGATGTTAATGCTGACACCATTCAGTAGCACTTTTGGTGCTTCATCCACATGGAGACATATGCATTCCATCAATAAGATTGGGGGTGCACAATATTTGCAATGCGCAAATTTATACTCCATGCAAACTAAAAAGACAGAAGAAATTGGGACTTCTGAAAGTAGCAAAAGAAGCATGTGTGAGGAAACTTATTCTGCTTCCACCAATATGGACATTACCGATGATGACTATTCCAGTCAAACAAGAAGCACACCTGCTGAGCTATGTACTAGCTCAAATGAAGAAGTTAGCACTACACATACACATGATTATGAAAGTTCTCTACATGATACTGAATCCAATCTAGAGATATTTCATGAAGATCCTAATTTTTCAGCTTCCACAGTCCATCAAACGGAAATTGCCAAAGAGGCGACAATAATAGCAGTAAAACAGATTTCTAGTAAGGCATGCACAGATTCTCAAGTTGACTCACTGACACGCGTGTCTTGTCTGGTTGGTGATGATGTTGTTCTTGATCCAGCAAATGGAGATGAATATGCTTATGCTGGTGGCATATGTCCGCAATATTCTGTTGATAAGTGTTCACATGAGCGTCAACCAACTTTTGAGCATCGATTTGATGGTGCTGTTACCATAAACAGGCATGCTGTGGCAGGAGCCTTAGCTGGGACTgcagtcagtgtttctttgcaTCCAATTGATACAGTGAAAACCATAATTCAGGCTAACAGTTCTGGACAAAGTTCATTCAACCAAACACTGAGGCGCACTCTTGTTGAGAGAG GTGTTCTGGGACTTTATGGAGGACTTGCCAGCAAACTTGCTTGTTCTGCGCCCATTTCTGCAATTTATACCTTAACTTACGAAATTGTCAAGGGGGCTCTTCTACCTATTTTGCCAGAG GAATATCATTCAATTGCACATTGTGCTGCTGGTGGTTGTTCTAGTATTGCAACATCCTTTGTTTTTACACCCAGCGAATGCATAAAACAACAAATGCAAGTGGGTTCTCAATATCAGAATTGCTG GAATGCTTTAGTAGGATGCCTTAAAAGGGGTGGCATTTCTTCACTATATGCTGGATGGGGTGCTGTTCTTTGCAGAAATATCCCACATTCCATAGTAAAG TTTTATGCCTATGAGAGTATGAAGCAGTCTATTTTGAAATCAGCACCTG CTTTTATGTGGAGGTTTTGCTGGGTCGACTGCTGCTTTGTGTACAACCCCATTTGA
- the LOC120655784 gene encoding subtilisin-like protease 3, giving the protein MDSAKIALLFALSSALLAAAAARDDDTLTSNMGEGVVIGVLDDGIDAGHPSFGDVGMPPPPARWRGRCKHPGVAACNNKLVGAREFTRHLRSPARRAARAGTHGTHASSIAAGTPVRSADGGGGAVVSGVAPRAHLAFYQVCAGRGCTRGPIMHAVETALADGVDVLSLSLGDDGGVGFHEDPVVAATFSAVMKGVFVCAAAGNNGPTPGSVANDSPWILTVGASSSESSPHSSNVAAFSSRGPSRNNGGVLKPDIVGPGVDILAAVPRSTRGGPSFASLSGTSMSAPHLSGVAARIKSAHPTWWSAAIKSAIMTTADTSVTDETGAPASYFAMGAGLVNAAKAIDPGMVYDISPEEYIPYLCGLGYTDDQVNQIIYPAPAVHCADMENTEAKDLNTPSIMVALTADTPAVTVRRTVTNVGAARSAYREDVSAPEGVSVTVVPGELQFDKVGQKASFTVTVERAPGVVLASEFLDAQIAWESEEHAVRSPVSISARF; this is encoded by the coding sequence ATGGATTCAGCAAAGATCGCTCTGCTCTTCGCGCTCTCCTCCGCgctgctcgcggcggcggcggcgcgcgatgACGACACTTTGACTAGCAACATGGGCGAAGGGGTCGTCATCGGCGTCCTCGACGACGGCATCGACGCGGGGCACCCGTCGTTCGGCGACGTgggcatgccgccgccgcccgccaggtGGCGGGGCCGGTGCAAGCACCCCGGCGTCGCGGCCTGCAACAACAAGCTCGTCGGCGCGAGGGAGTTCACGCGGCACCTTCGCAGCCCCGCCCGCCGGGCGGCGAGGGCCGGCACGCACGGGACGCACGCGTCGAGCATCGCGGCCGGCACGCCCGTGCGCAGCgctgacggcggcggtggcgcggtggtGTCCGGCGtggcgccgcgcgcgcacctCGCGTTCTACCAGGTGTGCGCGGGGCGGGGGTGCACGAGGGGCCCCATCATGCACGCCGTCGAGACGGCGCTCGCGGACGGGGTCGACGTCCTCTCCTTGTCGCTCGgagacgacggcggcgtcggGTTCCACGAGGACCCCGTCGTCGCGGCCACGTTCTCGGCCGTCATGAAGGGCGTCTtcgtctgcgccgccgcgggcaacAACGGCCCGACGCCTGGGTCAGTCGCGAACGACTCGCCGTGGATACTCACGGTCGGCGCAAGCTCATCAGAGAGCTCTCCACACTCCAGCAACGTCGCGGCGTTCTCCTCCCGGGGCCCGAGCCGCAACAACGGCGGCGTGCTGAAGCCGGACATCGTGGGCCCCGGCGTCGacatcctcgccgccgtgccacgCTCGACGCGCGGCGGCCCAAGCTTCGCGTCCCTCTCCGGCACGTCCATGTCGGCGCCGCACCTcagcggcgtcgcggcgcggaTAAAGAGCGCGCACCCGACCTGGTGGTCGGCGGCCATCAAGTCCGCGATTATGACCACAGCCGACACCTCGGTCACCGACGAGaccggcgcgccggcgagctacTTCGCCATGGGCGCCGGGCTCGTCAACGCGGCCAAGGCCATCGACCCCGGCATGGTCTACGACATCTCGCCGGAGGAGTACATCCCCTACCTCTGCGGGCTGGGCTACACCGACGACCAAGTGAACCAGATCATTTACCCTGCACCCGCCGTTCACTGCGCCGACATGGAGAACACCGAGGCGAAGGATCTCAATACCCCATCGATCATGGTCGCGCTGACGGCGGACACGCCAGCGGTGACGGTCAGGCGGACGGTGACCAACGTCGGAGCGGCCAGGTCGGCGTACCGGGAGGACGTGAGTGCGCCGGAGGGGGTCTCGGTCACGGTGGTTCCTGGAGAATTGCAGTTCGACAAGGTGGGCCAAAAGGCGAGCTTTACCGTCACCGTGGAACGAGCTCCTGGCGTCGTGTTGGCGTCTGAGTTTTTGGACGCGCAGATTGCGTGGGAGTCAGAGGAGCATGCCGTGCGCAGTCCGGTATCCATTTCTGCTAGGTTTTAA
- the LOC120657413 gene encoding subtilisin-like protease 1 produces MDPPNPTRLAAPLSLRLAVFLLVLASLLASTAVAHNDHGLHRNYLIIVRTPYEYDRNLFKDVSSWHASLLASVCDMAEEELDKDPSAMARLIYSYRHVVNGFAARLTDEEVRAMESKDWFVKAIPEKTYRLMTTHTPQMLGLTGKQAFHGGLWGKSNMGEGIIIGVLDDGIRPGHPSFDATGMKPPPAKWKGRCDFNSSVCNNKLIGARSFYESAKWKWQGIDDPVLPVSEGSHGTHTASTAAGAFVPGANVMGNGLGTASGLAPRAHIALYQVCFEDKGCDRDDILAALDDAVDEGVDVLSLSLGDDEAGDFASDPIALGGYTAIMKRVFVSAAGGNMGPQHATVANEAPWLLTVAAATTDRRFLVSVKLGNGVELDGESLFQPKDFLGVQRPLVRDLSDGTCSDEKVLTPQHVGGKIVVCDAGGNFTALEMGAALREAGAAGMVVINIQELGSVIQPKAHALPASQVPYSVGQKIRAYMNSTEDATGELVFKGTVLGNRDSPVVAAFSSRGPSKQNQGILKPDITGPGVNIIAGVPRPAGLMTAPNPLAAHFDILSGTSMATPHLSGIAAVIKKANPAWSPAAIKSALITTADATDHRRRPIAAHDGFPANLLTLGAGFVHPMKALRPGLVYNLSAADYVPYLCGLRYSDHEINSIIHPLPPVSCAQMPAVEQKDLNYPSITAFLDQAPYVVNVTRVVTNVGRARSVYVARVEVPGELSVTVAPDTLRFTKVNQEKRFTVTIRPVGARREKGIAEGQLRWVSRKTVVRSPILVSYKKFVQDTAHLTH; encoded by the coding sequence ATGGATCCTCCGAATCCAACGCGCTTAGcggcgcctctctccctccgcctTGCCGTCTTCCTCCTCGTACTCGCCTCGCTTCTGGCTAGCACCGCCGTCGCGCACAACGACCATGGCCTCCACAGGAACTACCTCATCATCGTGCGCACGCCGTACGAGTACGACCGGAACCTGTTCAAGGACGTGTCGAGCTGGCACGCGTCGCTGCTCGCGTCCGTGTGCGACATGGCCGAGGAGGAGCTCGACAAGGACCCCTCCGCCATGGCGCGCCTCATCTACTCCTACCGCCACGTCGTGAACGGCTTCGCGGCCCGCCTCACCGACGAGGAGGTCCGCGCCATGGAGAGCAAGGACTGGTTCGTCAAGGCCATCCCGGAGAAGACGTACCGGCTGATGACCACGCACACGCCGCAAATGCTCGGGCTCACCGGCAAGCAGGCGTTCCACGGCGGCCTGTGGGGCAAGAGCAACATGGGCGAGGGGATCATCATCGGCGTCCTCGACGACGGCATCAGGCCCGGGCACCCGTCCTTCGACGCGACGGGCatgaagccgccgccggccaagtGGAAGGGCCGCTGCGACTTCAACAGCTCCGTGTGCAACAACAAGCTCATCGGCGCGCGCTCGTTCTACGAGTCGGCCAAGTGGAAGTGGCAGGGGATCGACGACCCGGTGCTACCCGTCAGCGAGGGCTCGCACGGCACGCACACGGCgagcacggcggccggcgcgttCGTGCCCGGCGCGAACGTCATGGGCAACGGGCTCGGCACGGCCTCCGGCTTGGCACCCCGCGCGCACATCGCGCTCTACCAGGTGTGCTTCGAGGACAAGGGCTGCGACCGCGATGACATCCTGGCGGCGCTGGACGACGCCGTCGACGAGGGCGTCGACGtgctctcgctctcgctcggcgacgacgaggccggCGACTTCGCCTCCGACCCCATCGCGCTCGGAGGATACACCGCCATCATGAAACGCGTCTTCGTCAGCGCCGCGGGCGGGAACATGGGCCCGCAACACGCAACAGTTGCCAACGAGGCGCCGTGGCTGCTCACCGTGGCGGCAGCCACGACCGACCGGAGGTTCTTGGTCTCCGTAAAGCTTGGCAACGGGGTCGAGCTCGACGGCGAGTCGCTGTTCCAGCCCAAGGACTTCCTGGGCGTGCAGCGGCCGCTGGTAAGGGACCTCAGCGACGGCACGTGCTCCGATGAGAAAGTCCTCACGCCGCAGCACGTCGGCGGGAAGATCGTCGTGTGCGACGCCGGTGGCAACTTCACCGCCCTGGAGATGGGGGCCGCGCTACGCGAAGCCGGCGCGGCCGGTATGGTCGTCATCAACATCCAGGAGCTCGGCTCGGTGATCCAACCCAAGGCGCACGCCCTCCCGGCGTCGCAGGTGCCTTACTCGGTGGGGCAGAAGATCAGGGCGTACATGAACTCGACGGAGGACGCGACGGGCGAGCTGGTCTTCAAAGGGACCGTGCTCGGCAACCGCGACTCGCCGGTCGTGGCGGCGTTCTCGTCGCGGGGGCCGAGCAAACAGAACCAGGGGATCCTCAAGCCCGACATCACCGGCCCCGGGGTGAACATCATCGCCGGCGTGCCCCGGCCGGCGGGGCTCATGACGGCCCCCAATCCCCTGGCGGCACACTTCGACATCCTGTCCGGCACGTCCATGGCCACGCCGCACCTCAGCGGGATCGCCGCGGTGATCAAGAAGGCGAACCCggcgtggtcgccggcggcgatcaaGTCGGCCCTGATCACGACGGCCGACGCGACGGACCACCGCCGGCGGCCGATCGCGGCGCACGACGGGTTCCCCGCCAACCTGCTCACGCTGGGCGCCGGGTTCGTCCACCCGATGAAGGCCCTGAGGCCGGGGCTCGTGTACAACCTGTCGGCGGCGGACTACGTCCCCTACCTGTGCGGGCTGAGGTACAGCGACCACGAGATCAACTCCATCATCCACCCGCTGCCGCCGGTGTCGTGCGCGCAGATGCCGGCCGTGGAGCAGAAGGACCTCAACTACCCGTCCATCACCGCGTTCCTGGACCAGGCGCCCTACGTCGTGAACGTCACGCGCGTGGTGACCAACGTCGGGCGCGCCAGGTCCGTGTACGTCGCGCGGGTGGAGGTGCCGGGGGAGCTGTCGGTGACGGTGGCGCCGGACACGCTCCGGTTCACCAAGGTGAACCAGGAGAAGAGGTTCACGGTCACGATCAGGCCCGTGGGGGCGCGGAGGGAGAAGGGGATCGCGGAGGGGCAGCTCAGGTGGGTGTCGCGCAAGACCGTGGTGCGCAGCCCCATCCTGGTGTCGTACAAGAAGTTCGTCCAGGACACTGCTCATCTCACTCATTGA
- the LOC120711867 gene encoding calcium-binding mitochondrial carrier protein Aralar2-like isoform X1, translating to MSSTRRASKAAKSTINYHRLSLDEHQLFESDALVTKDRDANHQPRQSPQLGRTYTDRRFTTPQFVSALTGIWNLVGHPESSGTTQRSESHGTSSREDPVCFSRDQRGHILTPSCVEKSSGLSSRNCLSTPKSVYEDLSSVKKMLMLTPFSSTFGASSTWRHMHSINKIGGAQYLQCANLYSMQTKKTEEIGTSESSKRSMCEETYSASTNMDITDDDYSSQTRSTPAELCTSSNEEVSTTHTHDYESSLHDTESNLEIFHEDPNFSASTVHQTEIAKEATIIAVKQISSKACTDSQVDSLTRVSCLVGDDVVLDPANGDEYAYAGGICPQYSVDKCSHERQPTFEHRFDGAVTINRHAVAGALAGTAVSVSLHPIDTVKTIIQANSSGQSSFNQTLRRTLVERGVLGLYGGLASKLACSAPISAIYTLTYEIVKGALLPILPEEYHSIAHCAAGGCSSIATSFVFTPSECIKQQMQVGSQYQNCWNALVGCLKRGGISSLYAGWGAVLCRNIPHSIVKFYAYESMKQSILKSAPDNVKLSSGETLLCGGFAGSTAALCTTPFDVVKTRVQLQALSPISKYDGVLHALKEIFRQEGFRGLYRGLTPRLAMYISQGAIFFTSYEFLKTIIFPEQEIPASSF from the exons ATGAGCTCGACCCGTCGAGCTTCAAAAGCTGCAAAATCAACAATCAATTACCACCGGCTTTCATTAGATGAGCACCAATTATTTGAGTCAGATGCTTTAGTTACTAAGGATCGAGATGCCAATCATCAACCGAGGCAAAGTCCTCAATTGGGCAGAACTTATACTGATAGAAGATTTACCACTCCCCAGTTTGTATCAGCATTGACAGGGATCTGGAATCTTGTTGGCCACCCTGAATCATCTGGTACAACTCAAAGATCTGAGAGCCATGGTACTTCAAGTAGGGAAGACCCTGTGTGTTTTAGCAGGGATCAACGAGGACACATATTAACACCTTCCTGTGTGGAAAAGTCAAGCGGTCTGAGTTCTCGAAACTGTTTATCTACACCAAAATCAGTTTATGAAGATCTTAGTTCAGTAAAGAAGATGTTAATGCTGACACCATTCAGTAGCACTTTTGGTGCTTCATCCACATGGAGACATATGCATTCCATCAATAAGATTGGGGGTGCACAATATTTGCAATGCGCAAATTTATACTCCATGCAAACTAAAAAGACAGAAGAAATTGGGACTTCTGAAAGTAGCAAAAGAAGCATGTGTGAGGAAACTTATTCTGCTTCCACCAATATGGACATTACCGATGATGACTATTCCAGTCAAACAAGAAGCACACCTGCTGAGCTATGTACTAGCTCAAATGAAGAAGTTAGCACTACACATACACATGATTATGAAAGTTCTCTACATGATACTGAATCCAATCTAGAGATATTTCATGAAGATCCTAATTTTTCAGCTTCCACAGTCCATCAAACGGAAATTGCCAAAGAGGCGACAATAATAGCAGTAAAACAGATTTCTAGTAAGGCATGCACAGATTCTCAAGTTGACTCACTGACACGCGTGTCTTGTCTGGTTGGTGATGATGTTGTTCTTGATCCAGCAAATGGAGATGAATATGCTTATGCTGGTGGCATATGTCCGCAATATTCTGTTGATAAGTGTTCACATGAGCGTCAACCAACTTTTGAGCATCGATTTGATGGTGCTGTTACCATAAACAGGCATGCTGTGGCAGGAGCCTTAGCTGGGACTgcagtcagtgtttctttgcaTCCAATTGATACAGTGAAAACCATAATTCAGGCTAACAGTTCTGGACAAAGTTCATTCAACCAAACACTGAGGCGCACTCTTGTTGAGAGAG GTGTTCTGGGACTTTATGGAGGACTTGCCAGCAAACTTGCTTGTTCTGCGCCCATTTCTGCAATTTATACCTTAACTTACGAAATTGTCAAGGGGGCTCTTCTACCTATTTTGCCAGAG GAATATCATTCAATTGCACATTGTGCTGCTGGTGGTTGTTCTAGTATTGCAACATCCTTTGTTTTTACACCCAGCGAATGCATAAAACAACAAATGCAAGTGGGTTCTCAATATCAGAATTGCTG GAATGCTTTAGTAGGATGCCTTAAAAGGGGTGGCATTTCTTCACTATATGCTGGATGGGGTGCTGTTCTTTGCAGAAATATCCCACATTCCATAGTAAAG TTTTATGCCTATGAGAGTATGAAGCAGTCTATTTTGAAATCAGCACCTGATAATGTCAAGCTCAGTTCTGGCGAGACA CTTTTATGTGGAGGTTTTGCTGGGTCGACTGCTGCTTTGTGTACAACCCCATTTGATGTTGTCAAGACACGAGTGCAATTACAG GCACTCAGCCCTATTAGCAAGTATGACGGTGTTCTTCACGCACTAAAAGAAATTTTCCGGCAAGAAGGCTTTCGTGGTCTTTACAG GGGTTTGACTCCAAGGCTGGCGATGTATATATCTCAAGGTGCTATATTCTTTACGTCCTATGAGTTTCTCAAAACAATTATCTTCCCTGAACAAGAGATTCCTGCAAGTAGCTTTTGA